Within the candidate division TA06 bacterium genome, the region GCCGCGTCCCTCAGTTTGGCCGAGGCCTGGAACTCGCCGTCGGCGTGGATCACCTTGGCCCGGCGCTCGCGCTCGGCTTCGGCCTGCTTGGCCATGGCCCGGCGCATGCCCTCGGGCAGGTCAATGTCCTTGACCTCCACCGCTGACACTTTGATGCCCCAGGGGTCGGTGCGCTCGTCGATCACCTTCTGCAAGGTCTGGTTGATCTTCTCCCGGTTGGAGAGCAGTTCGTCCAGTTCGTGCTCGCCCAAAATGGAGCGCAGGGTGGTCTGGCCCATCTGGCTGGTGGCGTACATGTAATCCTCCACCGCGATGATGGCCTTGCCCGGCTCGAATACCTGGAAGTACATCACGGCGTTGACCTTCACCGAGACGTTGTCCCGGGTGATCACTTCCTGGGCCGGCACGTCCAGGGCGATGGTGCGCAGGGTTACCTTGACCATCTTCTCGAACAGCGGGATCAGGACGATCAGCCCCGGGCCGCGGGTGCCCACGTAGCGCCCCAGCCGGAAGACCACGCCCCGTTCGTATTCCCGCAGGATCTTGAAAGTGTTGAGCAGGATGAACAGAATGAAGATGATCAGAACAATGGTACCAGTCATGGCTTTTTCCTCCTTTAAGTTGAGTTGAAATTTACTAAGCGTAAAGCGGATAGCGTCAAGCGTTAAGCATTACGGAGCAATTTCCTTCAGGCCAACGATCATTTTCCATAACATTCGGCCAACTTCCTGCGAAAG harbors:
- a CDS encoding slipin family protein, encoding MTGTIVLIIFILFILLNTFKILREYERGVVFRLGRYVGTRGPGLIVLIPLFEKMVKVTLRTIALDVPAQEVITRDNVSVKVNAVMYFQVFEPGKAIIAVEDYMYATSQMGQTTLRSILGEHELDELLSNREKINQTLQKVIDERTDPWGIKVSAVEVKDIDLPEGMRRAMAKQAEAERERRAKVIHADGEFQASAKLRDAAQVMAAEPVSIQLRYLQTLTEIAVEKNSTIVFPLPIEFMKLFTQILDKGEKKA